The sequence CACGACGTCATCGGGCCGCAGCTCGATATCCCCGCTCCCGACGTGAACACGAACGCTGAAGTGATGGCGTGGATCATGAGCGAATATGCCAAGATCCACGGATTCAATCCCGCCGTCGTCACCGGCAAACCCGTTGAGCTACACGGCTCAGCCGGCCGTGAAGAGGCGACCGGCCTGGGTGTGGTCCACGTGATCGACGAAGCGCTCAAGGCGTCCGGTCGGACCATCGCGGACTGCACCTTTGCCGTTCAAGGGTTTGGGAACGTCGGATCGAACACCGCGCGCGCCCTGCACGAGCGCGGAGGCAGGGTTATCGCGGCGAGCGATATCTCGGGCGGACTTTTGGACCCGGAGGGACTCGACGTGCCGAAGCTCCTGGCGCACGCGCGCCAGCGCAAGTCGTTTACCGAATTTGCGGGCGCGGATCGCATCACCAACGCGGAGCTGCTCGCGTCGGAGTGCGACGTGCTCATCCCCGCGGCCCTCGGCGACGTGTTCGACGAGGCGGCGGCGCGGACTGTGCGGGCTTCGATGGTCGTTGAGGCGGCGAACGGCCCAACGATGCCAGACGCCGATCGCGTCTTCGCCGACCGTGGGATTCTCGTCGTGCCGGACATCCTCGCTAACGCGGGCGGCGTTTCCGTTTCATATCTCGAATGGGTGCAGAACCTGCAGCACGTGAAGTGGACGATCGAGCAGGTCTATGAGCACCTGAGCGAAACGATGCGCGGGGCATACCGCGCTGTTGCCGCCCTTGCATCGGACCGTCACCTTGATCTGCGCACGGCCAGCTATATCATCGCGATCGGCCGCGTTGGACGCGCGGCCGTTTTGCAGGGAGTATAGGGAGATGCGATCCGAGGTCGACGGTCGAGTCATCAGCGCGATACCCGTCTTCGCAGGAATCCCGCCGCAGGAGTTGTCGCAGCTCCTGGCGATGGCTGACTCCATCGAGCTGGGGGCGGGGGAAGCGCTCTTCTCTGAAGACGAAGCCGCCGACGCGTTTTATGTGCTGATCTCTGGAGGAATTGACCTCTTTTCCCGAGGACCTCAGAATGATGAGAGGTTCCTGGCGCACCTTGGCCAGGGCGCCATCATCGGAGAGACGAGCCTCTTAATCGATGGAAGACACTCCGCCACGGCGCGCGCCAGCGAGCAGGTTCGCCTCCTGCGATTCCCGGACAGCCGGTTTCGCGAACTGCTGGACACGGGATCGCTGCCGGCGTACCGTCTAGTTGCCAACCTGGCGCGGGTGTTGGCGTCCCGGTTGCGAGCGGCCGATGAACAGCTCGTCGCGATCGCGTCCAAGGGGTCCGGGCCCGCGATGGCCGAAGACGATCTCGATCGGCTTCGAAAGATCTTCTTCGCGGAATGGGCGCTCTGATGTTGCTCGCCGGTGGTTGGATGGAGCTTGAGATGGTAGGGGGGCGCGCCGCGTGTCGAGCGAATTGAAGCCATTTGTCGCGAATCCTGGTATCATTATGATGGTATCGGGTCGTTTTCGTACTTTTCTGCACGCCAGAGAAAGCGCAATGAGAACGCTCGCGACCACGCGGAGTTCGCAAGACGAGCAAAGCGGCGCGGATTGATGACCTTGGAAGAGTCGATTAATCGCGCAAGCGGCTCGCCAATCGATTTGGATGAGGCAACCAAACTGGTACGAGAATCTGGAATAGAGCTTGTTGATGGCACTCGCGACCCCTGGGAGGACATCGAGATTCTCTCCGACGAGGGGCCGGGTGCATTCGCCGTCTCGCCAACGCCCACTCCCGCCGAAGAGCTGGCGCCGGATAGTCCGGCCGCGCTGTACCTGCGCGAGATCAGCCAGCGCCCCCTCCTCACCGCCGAGGAAGAGGTCGAGCTGGCGAAGCAGCGCGAGGCGGGGGAGGAAGCAAAGGCACGCCTCGCCGAGGGCTCGGTCGCCCCGGACGAGCGAGAGGCGCTCGAAGAGACCATTCGCATTGGTGAGGCTGCCCGCAAGCGCCTCGTTGAGTCAAACCTCCGTCTTGTCGTTTCCGTCGCTCGGAAGTACATGGGGCGCGGGCTCCTCTTCCTGGACCTGATCCAGGAGGGCAATATCGGCCTCCAGCGAGGCGTGGAAAAGTACGACTGGCGGCGCGGTTTCCGCTTTTCGACGTACGCATACTGGTGGATTCGCCAGGCGATCAGCCGGGCGGTGGCCGACCAGGCGCGCACGATTCGCCTCCCCGTGCACATCATCGAGCAGCTCACGCGCCTCTACAACACGGCCCGCGAGCTGCATCAGGAGTACGGGCGCGAGCCGACGCCCGTCGAGATCGGCGATCGCCTGGGCCTCGAACCCGAGAAGGTGCGCGAGGCGTTCCGGGCCGCCAAGGTTCCGATCTCCCTCGAGACGCCAGTCGGCGAGGAGGAGGAATCGACCCTCGCCGATCTCATCGCCGACGCGGCCGCGCGCGCCCCGGCCGAAGTGGCCGAAGAGGAAGTGCTCTCGGACATGCTCGACGAGGCGCTCCGGCGCCACCTGACCCCCCGTGAGGCCCAGGTCCTCCGGATGCGGTTTGGTCTCGAGGATGGCCAGGTGCGCACCCTCGGCGAGGTCGGGGAAGAGCTGGACATCAGCCGTGAGCGTGCGCGCCAGATCGAATCCGAGGCGATTCGCAAGCTGCGGACGACGGTCCCCTTCATGCGACAGTTCCGGGAGTACGTGGAGTAGGCGAGCCCGCCCGTCTGCTATCGCACCCCGTCGGACTGCGGCTCTGCATGGATGCGGACGCCGGAGGGCCGGACCCAGCGGGAGCGCCGATCATCGTGCAGCGTCTCCGTATGGGTTCGGATAACAAAGTCCGGGTCCCGGACCACCCCCTTGGGATCCGCTCCCTCGTGGAGGCTGAGGATCTCCCGCTTGAGGATCGTGCGCAGTAGGGCGACACCACGATCGGTCGTCGCCAGGTGCTCGTTCTCGCGGGCGCTGATGGGACCCTGCGTCTCCATCACCATGAAATCCTGGAAGCGAAGCTGGTCCATCCGATAATGCGCGGATGGGTACACGGCGTCGGGCGGGCTCTTCGCGTCGTCCATCGATTCGAGAAAGTACTGGATCGGCTCGCTTGACGCCCCATTGTCCGCGACTGAGCCACCTGCGACGTCCGCGAAGATGCGGAAGTTCCTCGTATGGGTCGTGTCGATGGGCACCTTAATGGAGATGTGATTCAGCACCCGCTGCATGTTCGGGAACATGTAGAGATCCGTTTCGACGTACCCGTTCTTCAATACCTGCTTGCGGATGATGCCGAGCGGCTCCTCCCGGTAGTCGATCATCTCGAGCTTGTCGATGAGACCACGCGTCGTGCTCTCCACGGGCTCGGCGCGTCCCGACGTGTCCTGATGCAGGATAAAGACGTGGGCCTGGTCGATATTGTTCTCCATGATTTGCAGCCAGTTGCAGTCTTGCTGGGGCACGACGCCCACTGCCCAGACGCGATAGTCCTCGAGGATGTCGATGCGTGGCATGGCAGGCGCGGGCTCGGGGCCCATGTACGTCCAGTAGAGTCCGTAGCGCTCCCGGACCGGGTATGCGCGATGCTTCACCGTCAGATGGAACTTGCTGTCCGCCGGCTCCGCCGGCGTCTCGAGGCAGTTTCCCTGCGCGTCGTAGAGCCAGCCATGATACGCGCAGGCGATGCCTCGCTCCTCCACACGCCCGTACAGCAGCGAGGCTCCTCGATGCGAGCAGTGGTCGGCAATGAGGCCGACCCTGCCGCTCCGATCCCGGAAGAGCACGAGGTCTTCCCCGAGTATGCGCACGAACTTCGTGGGCGATTCGGCCGACACGTCCAGCAGCAGGCCCACGGGGTGCCAGAATCGACGAAACAGGTCGCCACCGGGGGTACCGGGTGCGACGCTGGTGATCAGCTCGTTCTCTTCCTTCGACAGCATGCGTCCCTCCCCACCGATCCATCCCGCCACCACACCCACTCGCGGGAGCTTCTCACGCGAAGGTCACCAGATCGGAGCGACTCAACGTGACCTGCATGGGCTGAAGCGCCAAATTGTCCGGGTTGGCCCGCGTTGTCTGGTTCAGGAGCTGATCATAGGCTCGACCGTTCGTCACGGTCAACGCGCGAGCACCCATTGCGTGATTTGTTGATTGTCTTCTAACAGATGCTCAATAGGCGCTCGGTACGATTCATCGTAGCCGCGCCGCGGGCGTGGAACCGACCCAGACACGGAGTGACCGATGGCGAGACCAAAGAACGGGAGGACCCGCGCTCGGTGGATTGTGGCCACCGCCACCGCGCTCACGACGACCGGTTTCCTCATCGCCGTCGCCCATCTGCAGCCATCGACCGGTGCGAGCGCAACGCAGCCCGTCGTCGCGCCGGCGAGGTCCAGCGCCGCGGCGCCCGTCGGTGGTCGGCTCGCGATACCGCCGGCCCAGTCCCAATCGGCCAGCCCGCCGCGCCTCAGAACGCGCGCCTCCTAGGATCGGAGCCAAGGTGCGAGAATTCGCACGAACCTTTTTCGCTATGAGTACCGACGTCACGGCGATCGTGGTGGCGGACCGGCGCAGAGCAGCAGCCGCCCGCCAGGCCCTCGAAGGCGTCGAGTCCCTCTTTCGAGAGGTCGAGGCGCGTTTGACTCGATTTCGGCCCGACAGTGAGCTGGCACGGTTGAACGAGTCACCGGAGACGTCCTTCAGCGCTTCGGCCGTGCTGTTCTCTGTCGTCGAAGCCGCCGTCGGGGCCGCGCGATCGACGGATGGGCTGTTCGATCCGACCATCCTGGGAGCATTGATTCGGGCCGGCTACGATCGATCCTTTGAGCTGATACCTGCCCAAACGCCCGCAACGCGCTCGCCGATGCCCGCCTTCAACCGGCGACGCGCGTGGCAGGACGTGCGGCTCGATCCGTCGCGCGGCACCATAACTCTGCCTCGTGGCTGCGGACTCGACCTGGGCGGCATCGGCAAGGGTTGGACCATCGATCGGGCCGCAGAAATCCTCTCGTCCTTCGATGGCTTCGCCGTCGACGCCGGCGGCGACATGCGCCTCGGTGGAACGCAGGCCGACGGGTCCCCGTGGACGGTTGGCGTCCAAGATCCCTTCGCGCACGACCGGGACCTTTTGACCCTTGCCATCTCCAATCGGGCGGTCGCGACGTCCAGCACAATGCGTCGCCGCTGGCAAATGGACGGGCAGCCGCAGCACCACCTGATCGACCCACGCACGGGCTTGCCGGCGGAGACCAGCGTGGTGGCCGCGACCGTCCTCGCTAACTCGGCGACCCTCGCAGAAGTGTGCGCCAAGGTTGCGCTCTTGCTCGGGCCGGCCGAAGGGCTTGCCTTCCTGGAACGGGAGACGGACGTGGAGGGGATGCTGGTGATCGAACACGCGGGGATTCTGCCCTCATCCGGCTTGGCCGAGGTGGTCGGTGCCGCGTAGGCCCGCGGTTGCCATCCTGGTTATGCTGGCGGTCGTCGCGCTCGGGCCGCCTCGAGCGCGCGCCGCCGCGGTCGTGGCCGTCGATCAACGCCCGGGACCCATCCCAGAGGCGACCGACAACGGAGCCACCCCACGGATGAGGGAGCGAGACGATCGCGAGGAGCGCCGCGGCGTCCGATTCCGGGCCCAGCCGACTCCGCTCCCTCCCAGACAGTTCGCGCCCGCCACGCCGCCTGCTGGGTCCGAGCCGACCCACGTGTTCTGGTACCTCGCCCGAGCCGCCGGCCTCAGCGCCTATCTGCTCCTCTTCGTCACGGTGGCGCTGGGGCTCGGGCTCCATTCTCGCGCGCTCGACCGCCTCATCGCGCGATGGCAGACATTCGATCTCCACCAGTTCACCGCGGTGTTCGGGTTGGGCATGCTGGCGCTTCACGTCGGATCACTGCTCGCGGATCATTACATTGGCTTCACGGTTGAACAGCTGCTGGTGCCGTTCGCCTCGCCGTACCGCCCCGTCTGGACGGGCCTCGGTGTGATTGCCCTGTACGTACTCGTCGTCCTCACGGCGAGCTTCCAGGTGCGACCGCTCATCGGCCAGCGAGCCTGGCGGATGATCCACTACTCGTCCTTCGGCGCCTATCTCCTCGCCCTGCTCCACGGCATTCTGTCCGGAACCGACGGGGGCGAGTGGTGGGTTCGGGCGCTCTACGGGACCACGGGCCTCATGGTCGCCTTTCTGACCCTGCATCGCCTCTCGTGGGCCCGTCCGATGCCGACGACCGGCGAACGATTGGCATCCACCGCGTCGCGGCTTACCGTGTAGGACTCGCTCCCCAGGGCGGCTGCCAACACGCCACCTCCGCACCCGCCCTTCAGGGCGGCTGCCAACACGCCGTCCCGGGTCCGCCCTTCAGGGCGGCTGCCAACACGCCGTCCCGGGCCCGCCCTTCAGGGCGGACGGCTGCCCGCAACCATCGAAGGCGGTCGGCCCCGCGGCGGCCTTCGCGCGACGACGCCCCCTAGTTGGACCGCGTGCATGCCCGGAGCGCCAGCTCCAGCCGCTGATTCCAGACCCGCACCTCTCCGCGCGTCAAGTGGTCTCGACAGTCGCCGTGCATGAGCCACCAGGCCTCGAGGGCGTCCGGCTCCCTGATGGCGAAGGCCGCGACATCGCGCCGAAGCTGGTCCTGCAGCGCCCGATCCGCCAACAGCGCGACGCAGATGACCGAGGGCGCTCCCGGCTCAACGACTTCGCCACATGAGGGGCAGATCGGCTGGTCTCGTTCCGTGAAGAGCAGCGATCGAATGGCAGGCGCGGCCCGGTGCAGCCAAAGCATCTGCCTCGCGACCAGAAGATTGAACCCCTCCGCTCCGGACGCGGGAATTCCCCAGATCGCCCGAAACACGAACGGGTCTGGCGCCTCAAACGGCCTTGCGCTCATCGGGCGCGGGGCCTTCTCCGGAACGGTACCGGTGCCGCCCGTCCCCTCAGTGTTGCTGCTCCTGCTCGGCCGGGGTGAGGACCTGGAGCCTGTGGCCATCCGGGTCGCTGAAATAGAGGCAGTTGGGATCGGCCCGGCGGCCGGTGACCGTGAGCCCTTCGGCCTCGAGCCGAGCCTTCACCTCCCGGTACTCGCCCGAGGCGAGCCGCATCGCCATGTGGTTCATCTCGGTGTTGGCGCCTACGGTCGCCCCGTACGCTTTCGCCTCGAACAACGCGACCTGCTGCCCGCCCCCGCAATGAAGGAAACACTGGTGTTCCGTCTCATGGGCAATCTCCATTCCCAGGAGATCCATGTAGAAACGCTTCGATCGGGTAAGGTCGCTGACGTAAAGCACGACGTGGTCGATGCCGGTGACTTTGAGCGCCGTTTGGATCATGGCTGCACCTCCATGGTTTCCTTTACCACGATACCCATCGAGACCTCGAAGGTCAAAACGCGGCCGGCTGTCGGGACGCACGATATACTCGGGCCAAGGTCGGCGCCACGGAGCCGCGGACTACCGCTGGAGGGAGCGACCGGGGCGGGAACCCAGATTCGAATCCAGGGGAACGATGCGACGTCGCCCGCCATGATCACGAGCCATACTGACGTCGTTGGCAGCCTGCTGCGACCCGCCACGCTCCTGCAAGCCCGCGCCGATTACGCGGCCGGGCGGATCTCTGCCGCCGAGTTCAAGGCGGCCGAAGACCGCGCGGTGGACGAAGCCATCGCCCTACAAGAAGACGCTGGCCTGCCGATCGTCACCGACGGCGAGATGCGCCGTCTGTCCTTTCAGAGCCAACTCCCCGAAGCGGTTGAGGGTTTCGGCGCCTGGGACCTGGACGCCTTTCTCTGGGGGGAGTGGCACGGCGACGCCGCGGTCGGCGATCTCCGGCGCGCACGGCCCCCGGACCTCGGCGTGATCGGTACCCTTCGGCGGAAGCGTCACCTCTCGGCGGAGGAGTTCACCTACCTTCGTGCCCGCACGCGGCGCATTGCCAAAGTCACACTTCCAAGCCCGAGCCTTTGGGCCAACTTTTGGTCTGCCGAGCGCTCCCGAGAAGCATACCCGACGCTCGATTCCTTCCTGGCCGACGTCGTCGACCTTCTCCGCGAAGAGGTGAGCGAGCTCGTCCGGCTCGGCGCCACGTACATCCAGATCGATGCGCCTCACTACCCGTTACTCCTGGATCCCACGACGCGCGCCTTCTACGAACAGCAGGGCTGGAGTCTCGACCGCTGGCTCGGACAGGGCATCGAGATGGATAACGCCGTCATGGGCGGTCATCCATCAATCACGTTCGGACTGCACGTCTGTCGCGGCAATCAGGGGAGCCGATGGCTGGCTGAAGGCGGCTACGACCTGATCGCGGAGCCAATCTTTCGACACACCCACGCTCATCGACTTCTCCTCGAGTACGACGACCCGCGCTCGGGCACTTTCGATCCGCTCCGGTTCATCCCGGAAGACAAGATGGTGGTGCTGGGTCTCGTGACGACCAAGCGCCCGACCCTCGAACGCGTCGAGCACCTGGCTGAACGGATTCGCGACGCGAGCCGCTTCGTCCCGCTGGAGCGTCTCGCGTTGAGTCCGCAGTGCGGGTTTGGGACGTCCGTGATCGGGAACGCCCTCACCATCGACGACCAAAAGCGGAAATTGCGCCTGGTGACGCGGGTTGCCGAGCGCATGTGGGGCTGAGCCCGCTTCGCTTCGGTGACGAGGACTCCCCAAGCGACGATGATGGACGTCGACAGGCGCTTGTGTCAGCGATGGAATGGCTCGTGATCAACGAACCCGTGGTTGAGGAGGCGACCATGGTATTGGACGTCTTTGCGCGTCGGAATCGCGACGCCGCGGTCGCGCCGTCGCTCAGACATCCCTCGGTCGGACCCGCCTCTGCGTTCGCGAGGACAGGTCGGCCCGGGCTCATCGTGCTTCCGCTGATCGCGACGCTCTTGCTGAGCTGCGTTGCGCCGGCGACTCAGCCGATAAGCGGGCCCACCGGCGTTGGTAATGCGCCTCCTCAGGCGTCGGGGGTGAAGCGGATCGTCGTGGGAATTCGCGGCACGCCCGTGTCTCCCATCATGAAGGTGACGGTTTCGGGCGGGACGGGCCAGGCGCCAGGCGCGGAGGAGCTGGAGGAGTTGGTCAACTCGCGACTCGGAATGGTCGATCCGAGTGGCACGGTCCGGCCATATTTAGCCGAATCGGTTCCCACCGTCGAGAACTTCTTCCACGACCCCGCGGGCCAGCGGCTCAGCGTTGAAGCGCGCACGAACGACGGATTCGACTTCCACATGAAGACGCTGTACCCGGTGGCCGACTACTGGCAGCGCGCCGGTGTCGAGACTTCCACCCTCGTGCTGAACCGCGCGCAGGCCCAAACGCCGCAGATCCGAGCAACCTTTCCGGGCTTCGAGGTGATTCGCAACCCGACCGATCCCACGCGCCTCGTCATCTTTCACAGCTCACAGATGCGGCTGCCGGAGAACAACTACGTGGGCAGCAACTACATGAACTACAAGAACGCCGAATGGGACGGGCTCCTCGACCGTTTCTTTTCAACGAGCCCGAATGACGAGCGGACCGCGGTGCTCGGACAGATCGTTCACATGATGACGGACCAGCTCCTCGTACTCGGGATCATCTATGAAGCGGACCCCTATCTCATCGCGAACAAGGTCGCCAACATGGGGCCGCCGCATGGAAATGTTCGCTCCCCGCAAGCCTGGAACGCCTATGAGTGGGACATCCGAACGTAGGGCTCGACAACAGGGTCTCAACCGTCGAGCATCCTTCGGCTCATCGGAGGTGGGCTGGATGCAGCCAATCATACGATCGATCGCGTCGTCCCCCTTGGCGTTCATGGTCCTCCTGTGCGCCGCCGTCGCCTGCAGCCCGCGCAGCGGATCCATGGGCGCGGCGCCGGCCCCGGAAGTATCCGCCCTGTCCCCTTCCGATTTCTACGCTGGAAAGACGCTCACGATCATCGTTGGATACGGGCCCGGCGGTGGATTCGACCAGGTTGCGAGGCTCCTGGCTCGGCACCTCCCCGACCATTTGGCCGGGAGCCCAACTGTCGTCGTCCAGAACATGGACGGCGCCGGAAGCCTTGTCGCTGCGAACTTTCTCTACAACGCAGCCAAGCCAGATGGGCTGACCATTGGGACCTTCAACGAACAGCAGGTGCTCAATCAGATCACGGCGGCGGACGGCGTGCAGTTCGACGCCCGCAAATTCAGCTGGATCGGCAGCGCCCTGGGTAACACGCCCATCTGCTCCGTCCGCGCGGACTCGCCATACAAAACCGCCGCCGACCTACTGCGCCATGATCTTCCCCCGGACCTCGCGGCTCGCCTTGCCGAGATCCGCCGATAACTACACGAGCGCCGCTCGTCGCGCCTCAACCTCTGGTCGATACTTCTCGCAGAGCTGGTTCCATCGCTCAGCCGTTTTCCGCGCGCGCTCCCCGGTCGGATCCTGTGGACCAAGGGAGTGGGGCGGTCGATACGGCCCCGGCTGGATGTAGCCGGTGAGCGCCTGCACGTCTTGCCCCTGAACGTCGGGCAGCATCGCCGGCACGCGATCCTCGCCGCCTTCGCCACGCAGCTCGCGCGAGATGCGCCGCGCGGTCTCCGTGTCGCCCTCGACGCACGCCTGATAGAGCCGGATGATCGGCCACGGACCGCGCCAAGCGTCGATCGACCAGCAGCCCGCCGCGCCCATCATGACGTACGGGTACATTTGCCCCTGGTTCACCATGTGCGCGATGTGGCCATCAATGACGTCGTGGAGCGCGAGAAACTCGGCTGGCGTGCGATGACTATCCTTCATGCACACGATATTCGGGTTCTTTATCAGCTCAGGGAAGGCGCGCACCGGAATGTGGGCTTTGTGGTTCGGCGGGTTGTGGTAAATCATGAAGGAGATATCGGGGAACAGCTCACACATCTGTTTGTAGAAATCAATAATCTTGGGTACGGACATCCCATCGTAGTATGGGAGGCCCATGAGCACGCCTTCGCCACCTGCCTCGCGCACGAACTTGATCTTCTGATAGGTTTCACGCGGGTTCGCCGACGTAACGCCCAGCATGAGCGGAACGCGCTTATTCACCGCTTCGATGGCTGCCCGCACCAGTGTTTGAAATTCGTCCCAGAACAGGTTGTAGCATTGCCCGAAGCTGCCCGTCGTCGTCAGCGATCCAATGCCATCTTTGATGATGCGATCGATCCCCGCCTGCAGATTGTCGACAGCGATCGTGTTGGTCGCCGTGAGGCTGCCCGCGTCGGGAGTGGAAAAGGCGGGCGTCATCCCGCAAACACCTTTGAAGTCCCCCAAGGCGTATGACATCGCGCGCTCCTTTCCGTCTGGGATGGAACTACACCGTGCGACCAGTATAGGATGGAACCGGACCCGCTACAAATAGAAGAAGAAGAGGGCCGCCGTGGGCAATCGAATCTCCGGCTCCGTACCGTTGGCTCTTCTCGCCGTCATTGCGGCTTGCTCCAGCCCGCGGGAGACGCGGGACCTTGGAGCGCAGCCGACGTCGCCCAAACCCAATCGGACGGTGGTGATCATCGGTCGAGAGGTCACGAGTCTGGCGGGAAAGCCTCTCCAGGGGAGGAGCGGATCCGCAGGAAGCGTTGTCATTCCGTTTAACGCCAGCCTCGACCGCTACGATGAGCAGGGGGAGCCCGTTCCTCTGCTGGCCGAGCAGTTGCCGCAGCTCGCGACGGACAGCTGGCGCGTGTTTCCCGATGGTCGTATGGAGACGACCTATCGGCTGAAGCCAAATCTCACGTGGCAGAACGGTGATCCCCTCACCGCCAACGATTTCGTCTTCTCTTGGCGCGTGTACAGCACACCGGATTTCGGAACGAGTGGTGCCCCGATCAGCTATATGGAAGACGTACGCGCCCTCGATCCCCGAACACTGGTCATCGCGTGGAATCAACCCTATCCCGACGCGGCGATCCTTGGACCGGCCGGGTTCCCGCCCCTCCCGAGAACGATCCTGGGTCAGAGCTTCGAGGAGATGGATCCCGTCCAGTTCGCGGGCTTGCCGTTCTGGGTCAGCGAGTACGTCGGGCTGGGCCCGTACAAGGTGGACCACCTGGAGGCCGGATCGTCGATCGAGGCGTCCGCCTTTGACGGGTATGTGCTTGGCCGACCAAAGATCGAGAGGATGCGACTTTCCTTCATCCAGGACCCCAACACGGCAATCGCCTGGCTTCAGTCTGGTGAAGGCCACTTTATCACCGATTTCATTATCGGCCCCGACGACGCCCGAGCGATCGAAGAGCTGGCGGGCGGACAAGCGCGAGGACCGGCAGTCGACGACGCGCCCACGATCGCCCGGTTCACCAGCTTCCAATTTCGGTCCGGCTACCAGGATCCGGCCCTCCTCGGAGACCCCCGAGTTCGCAAGGCTATCGCCTACAGCATCGACAACGCCTCGGCGCTGGACGCGATCACGTTCGGAAAAGGAAAGATCGTTCCCGTCCCGCTGTCGGCGGTCGAGCCGACTGCTCTGGCGTTCCAGCCCGCGTTGGAGAAGGCCATCCCGACTTACGGATATGACCCACAGCGGGCCCAGCAATTGCTGGAAACCGCGGGCCTATCGCGGGGGTCCAACGGTTTGTTCCGGGCTCCGGATGGCAGCCCGTTTCGGTTCGAGTTCGGATTCATTCAACAAGCGAGCAACGCGCGAGAGAACGCGATCTTCGTAGATAGCCTCCATCGCGCGGGCATCGACGCCTTCTCCCGCGCCTACACCCAGGCGGAGCTTCTGACGCCGGGGGCCCGAGCACTTTTTCCGGCGCTCTTCACTGGCAGCGGCACGACGCTCACCAGGTTGACCAGCGACGAGATCCCGCGGCCGGAGAAGCGCTGGACGGGACAGAATTATGGAGGATGGGAAAATCCTGATTATGACCGGCTCAAGGCGACCTTCGACGTGACCCTGGAGCCGAGCGAGCGCGCCGAGATCATTCTCCGAATGGGCCAGACATACTTCGATCAGCTACCCGGGATCACGCACTATTTGACCCCGACCGTAATCGCCTGGTCTGGGGATCTCACCGGCGTCGTCCCCCGGGCGGGCCACCCGACGGTCACCCCCCTCGACTACATCTACCGGTGGGACTGGAAGCCGTAGCGGACCGGTCCGGCCCGTTACGGCTTCGACCGTGCACCGGTCCGCCTAGCCTTTGACCTCCCATTTATGAACGTCCCACGCCGTGGTTTCTCTCGCGCCGATGTGATCGAGTCGATTGCCGATGAACGTGAAATCCGCGTCGTAGAACATTCCCATGAGGTTCAAGTTCACCGAGATGTCGCGCATGATGTCGCCAAGAACCTGAATGCGCTCGGGCCGAGGGATGGTCGTGAGGAACCTGTCGATCAGCGCATCGAAAGCCGGATCCACGTATCGCGCATAGTTACTGCCAACAAATTGGTTCTCCGGCAGTGGCGTCAGCGAGCTGTGCAGTCGCGATACTTGACT is a genomic window of Chloroflexota bacterium containing:
- a CDS encoding tripartite tricarboxylate transporter substrate-binding protein, translated to MQPIIRSIASSPLAFMVLLCAAVACSPRSGSMGAAPAPEVSALSPSDFYAGKTLTIIVGYGPGGGFDQVARLLARHLPDHLAGSPTVVVQNMDGAGSLVAANFLYNAAKPDGLTIGTFNEQQVLNQITAADGVQFDARKFSWIGSALGNTPICSVRADSPYKTAADLLRHDLPPDLAARLAEIRR
- a CDS encoding dihydrodipicolinate synthase family protein, whose protein sequence is MSYALGDFKGVCGMTPAFSTPDAGSLTATNTIAVDNLQAGIDRIIKDGIGSLTTTGSFGQCYNLFWDEFQTLVRAAIEAVNKRVPLMLGVTSANPRETYQKIKFVREAGGEGVLMGLPYYDGMSVPKIIDFYKQMCELFPDISFMIYHNPPNHKAHIPVRAFPELIKNPNIVCMKDSHRTPAEFLALHDVIDGHIAHMVNQGQMYPYVMMGAAGCWSIDAWRGPWPIIRLYQACVEGDTETARRISRELRGEGGEDRVPAMLPDVQGQDVQALTGYIQPGPYRPPHSLGPQDPTGERARKTAERWNQLCEKYRPEVEARRAALV
- a CDS encoding ABC transporter substrate-binding protein, with protein sequence MGNRISGSVPLALLAVIAACSSPRETRDLGAQPTSPKPNRTVVIIGREVTSLAGKPLQGRSGSAGSVVIPFNASLDRYDEQGEPVPLLAEQLPQLATDSWRVFPDGRMETTYRLKPNLTWQNGDPLTANDFVFSWRVYSTPDFGTSGAPISYMEDVRALDPRTLVIAWNQPYPDAAILGPAGFPPLPRTILGQSFEEMDPVQFAGLPFWVSEYVGLGPYKVDHLEAGSSIEASAFDGYVLGRPKIERMRLSFIQDPNTAIAWLQSGEGHFITDFIIGPDDARAIEELAGGQARGPAVDDAPTIARFTSFQFRSGYQDPALLGDPRVRKAIAYSIDNASALDAITFGKGKIVPVPLSAVEPTALAFQPALEKAIPTYGYDPQRAQQLLETAGLSRGSNGLFRAPDGSPFRFEFGFIQQASNARENAIFVDSLHRAGIDAFSRAYTQAELLTPGARALFPALFTGSGTTLTRLTSDEIPRPEKRWTGQNYGGWENPDYDRLKATFDVTLEPSERAEIILRMGQTYFDQLPGITHYLTPTVIAWSGDLTGVVPRAGHPTVTPLDYIYRWDWKP